In Thermovirga sp., the DNA window CGGGAGTGGGATCGTGTTTGTCAGGACCACCTGGTGAATGGGCGACCTGCTTATCCTGTCGATGGCTGGACCCGAGAGGACGCCGTGGGTCGCACAGGCGTAGACCTTTTTGGCTCCCCTCGCCAATACCGCTTCGGCCGCCTGCACCATGGTGCCTGCCGTATCTATGATATCGTCCACGAGCACCGCCGTCTTGCCCGAGACGTCACCGATCACTTCCATGACCTCGCTGAAGTTGGCTACCTCATGGGAGCGACGCTTGTCGACTATCGCGAGATCGGCGTTAAGGGGCACAGCGAAACGCCTCGCCCTGGTCACGGCGCCGATATCAGGCGGGATGACCACCAGGTCGCCCTTTTCCAGTTCTTTCTTAAGAACATCCCTGAAGTAGGCGGCTAACAACGGTATACCCGTGAGGTGATCCACGGGGATGTCAAAGAAGCCCTGAAGCTGTCCGGCGTGCAGATCCGCGGCCAGGACGCGGTCGGCGCCAGCCTTCTCTATCAGGTTGGCCACCAGCTTGGCGGTTATGGGATCCCTGGCTTTGGATTTCCGGTCTTGCCTGGCATAACCAAAGTAGGGGGTCACCACGTTCACCCGGTAGGCCGAGGCCCTGCGCATGGCATCGATCATAATCAGGAGTTCCATGAGGT includes these proteins:
- a CDS encoding ribose-phosphate pyrophosphokinase; amino-acid sequence: MASKLRELKVFSGSAHPEFTRSICENLGVGVATANIFRFSDGEIGLSVEESVRGADVYVVQPTCELVNENLMELLIMIDAMRRASAYRVNVVTPYFGYARQDRKSKARDPITAKLVANLIEKAGADRVLAADLHAGQLQGFFDIPVDHLTGIPLLAAYFRDVLKKELEKGDLVVIPPDIGAVTRARRFAVPLNADLAIVDKRRSHEVANFSEVMEVIGDVSGKTAVLVDDIIDTAGTMVQAAEAVLARGAKKVYACATHGVLSGPAIDRISRSPIHQVVLTNTIPLP